One part of the Zetaproteobacteria bacterium genome encodes these proteins:
- a CDS encoding GatB/YqeY domain-containing protein produces the protein MLQRITEAMKEAMKAGDKPRLSAIRMLRAALKEQEIAAGRPLEEDEVVRVIGRLIKQRKDAAEQYRKGGRDDLADKELFEAEVLAQWLPRQLDDRELAAAVDRACTELGADSIRAMGRVMGRLQQELAGRADMRRVSELVKARLTGGD, from the coding sequence ATGCTGCAGCGCATCACCGAGGCGATGAAAGAGGCCATGAAGGCGGGCGACAAACCGCGGCTGTCGGCCATCCGTATGCTGCGCGCCGCCCTCAAGGAGCAGGAGATCGCCGCCGGCCGACCGCTGGAGGAGGATGAAGTGGTTCGGGTGATCGGCCGGCTGATCAAGCAGCGCAAGGATGCCGCCGAACAGTACCGCAAGGGGGGGCGGGACGATTTGGCCGACAAGGAGTTGTTCGAGGCGGAGGTGCTGGCGCAGTGGCTGCCGCGGCAACTGGACGATCGGGAGCTGGCCGCCGCCGTCGATCGCGCCTGCACCGAGCTTGGCGCCGATTCGATACGGGCGATGGGCCGGGTGATGGGCCGATTGCAACAGGAGCTGGCCGGACGCGCCGACATGCGTCGGGTCTCGGAGCTGGTCAAGGCGCGTCTGACCGGCGGAGACTGA
- a CDS encoding 30S ribosomal protein S21: MPGIKVEDEDDFELALKRFRKQTERAGVISECRRREAYEKPSIRAKRKAAAAQKRLRKRLRRMRIRDARDY, from the coding sequence TTGCCAGGCATCAAGGTCGAGGACGAGGACGATTTCGAACTCGCCCTCAAGCGGTTCCGCAAGCAGACGGAGCGCGCGGGTGTGATCAGTGAGTGTCGTCGGCGCGAGGCGTACGAGAAGCCGTCGATCAGGGCCAAGCGCAAGGCGGCCGCCGCGCAGAAGCGGCTGCGCAAGCGGTTGCGCCGTATGCGCATACGCGACGCCCGGGACTACTAA
- the murJ gene encoding murein biosynthesis integral membrane protein MurJ, with translation MVSRLLGFTRDILLAVLLGAGVLADAFFVAFKLPNFFRRMLAEGTLTVALIPVLARQRQAGEGQAHAFLDALASLLLLLLLLLSVAGVALMPWLLLLFAPGFHDEPNRWSQALLLARWMFPYLALISLAAMGWAVLNAYRRFAVAAASPALLNLAIIAAALLLAPSMANPALALAFGVLAGGALQLAIQIPALRRIGWRPRLSLAWRQPAIGETLRLFVPALMGVAAVQLNILIGTILATLLPVGAVSYLYYADRIVQLPLALFGIAMGSALLPALSAMVAEGRRGAAQAQLQQGLGWLTWITLPATVGLFMLARPVVETLFVHGRFTHGDAVATAHTLQAYALGLIPFCWAKVLGAACFADRQAKAPMHYAMVGVAVNLLLALLLMGPLAWVGLALATSLAALANALLLARKSALLYGRLLVGGVAWRIGKAAAASLIMAGWLKLICWRFPFPLMAGWPEQGGWLAAVIASALVVFGGSAWIMGERIIPRPPR, from the coding sequence ATGGTCTCGCGTCTGCTCGGCTTCACGCGCGACATCCTGCTCGCCGTGCTGCTCGGCGCTGGCGTGCTGGCCGACGCCTTCTTCGTCGCCTTCAAGCTGCCCAACTTCTTCCGCCGCATGCTGGCCGAGGGAACCCTCACCGTGGCGCTGATTCCGGTGCTGGCCCGGCAGCGGCAGGCGGGGGAGGGGCAGGCGCACGCCTTTCTCGATGCGCTGGCCAGCCTGTTGCTGCTGCTGCTGTTGCTCCTCTCCGTCGCCGGTGTGGCGCTCATGCCGTGGCTGCTGCTGCTCTTCGCCCCCGGCTTTCACGATGAGCCGAACCGCTGGAGCCAGGCCCTGCTGCTGGCCCGCTGGATGTTTCCCTACCTGGCCCTGATTTCGCTGGCCGCGATGGGCTGGGCGGTGCTCAACGCCTATCGGCGCTTCGCCGTCGCCGCGGCCAGCCCGGCGCTGCTCAACCTGGCGATCATCGCCGCCGCTCTGCTGCTCGCCCCATCGATGGCCAACCCGGCGCTGGCGCTGGCCTTCGGCGTTCTGGCCGGCGGCGCGCTGCAACTGGCCATCCAGATCCCGGCGTTGCGCCGCATCGGCTGGCGGCCGCGCCTCTCTCTTGCCTGGCGTCAGCCGGCGATCGGCGAGACGCTGCGGCTCTTCGTCCCCGCGCTGATGGGGGTGGCGGCGGTGCAGCTCAACATCCTGATCGGCACCATCCTCGCCACGCTGCTGCCGGTCGGCGCGGTCTCCTACCTCTACTATGCCGACCGCATCGTGCAACTGCCGCTGGCCCTCTTCGGCATCGCCATGGGCTCGGCGCTCTTGCCCGCACTCTCCGCCATGGTGGCCGAGGGACGGCGTGGTGCGGCGCAGGCGCAGTTGCAACAGGGGCTGGGGTGGCTGACCTGGATCACACTGCCGGCGACCGTCGGCCTCTTCATGCTGGCCCGGCCGGTGGTGGAGACCCTCTTCGTCCACGGCCGCTTCACCCATGGCGATGCGGTGGCCACCGCCCATACGCTGCAGGCCTATGCCCTCGGCCTGATTCCCTTCTGCTGGGCCAAGGTGCTGGGGGCGGCCTGCTTCGCCGATCGTCAGGCCAAGGCCCCGATGCACTACGCCATGGTCGGGGTGGCGGTCAACCTGCTGCTCGCCCTGCTGCTGATGGGGCCGCTGGCCTGGGTGGGGCTGGCGCTGGCCACCTCATTGGCCGCGCTGGCCAACGCGCTGCTGCTGGCGCGCAAGAGTGCCCTGCTCTACGGCAGGCTGCTGGTCGGTGGCGTGGCGTGGCGGATCGGCAAGGCGGCGGCGGCTTCCCTGATCATGGCCGGCTGGCTCAAACTGATCTGCTGGCGGTTTCCCTTTCCGCTCATGGCCGGCTGGCCGGAGCAGGGGGGGTGGTTGGCGGCGGTGATCGCGAGCGCCTTGGTCGTCTTCGGCGGCAGCGCATGGATCATGGGAGAGCGTATCATCCCCCGGCCTCCCCGCTGA
- a CDS encoding MotA/TolQ/ExbB proton channel family protein, with product MIDFINQGGVVMYLLLIASILEVAIILERSWSLRPSLIISTDVLGRMEQAIRQGDVERAMQICGRHNTTMTRILWLALKNRGIKRSMLKERLEESGRQEVFYLERYLGILGVIAAIAPLLGLLGTVFGMIEVFQVISVHGVGKADVLAGGISKALNTTAAGLVVAIPALIAHRTFETRVNGFVVEIERHALRFVDLLKGDEPA from the coding sequence ATGATCGATTTCATCAACCAGGGTGGGGTGGTGATGTACCTGCTGCTCATCGCCTCGATCCTCGAGGTGGCCATCATCTTGGAGCGAAGCTGGAGCCTGCGTCCCTCGCTGATCATCTCCACCGATGTGCTGGGGCGAATGGAACAGGCGATCCGGCAGGGGGATGTCGAACGCGCCATGCAGATCTGCGGTCGGCACAACACCACCATGACCCGCATCCTGTGGCTGGCGCTGAAGAATCGCGGCATCAAGCGCTCCATGCTCAAGGAGCGGCTGGAGGAGAGCGGCCGGCAGGAGGTCTTCTACCTCGAACGCTACCTCGGCATCCTCGGGGTGATCGCCGCCATCGCGCCGCTGCTCGGTCTGCTCGGCACGGTGTTCGGCATGATCGAGGTGTTTCAGGTCATCTCCGTGCACGGCGTCGGCAAGGCCGACGTGCTGGCCGGCGGCATCTCCAAGGCGCTCAACACCACCGCCGCCGGGTTGGTGGTGGCCATCCCGGCGCTGATCGCCCACCGCACCTTCGAGACGCGGGTCAACGGCTTCGTGGTGGAGATCGAGCGGCATGCGCTCCGCTTCGTCGATCTGCTCAAGGGGGATGAGCCAGCATGA
- a CDS encoding biopolymer transporter ExbD, which yields MNLRPHRFRRDPQVDLTPLIDVVFLMLIFFMVSTSFDATTALKLDLPTSHARADADGKHHPLVVAVRADGTIFVDGKTVADRDLRARLLAASGGDPERKVLLRADSDARHKRVVLVLDTLQQLGLNRIGIATMPAEEGE from the coding sequence ATGAATCTGCGCCCCCATCGATTCCGCCGCGATCCGCAGGTCGACCTCACCCCGTTGATCGACGTCGTCTTCCTCATGCTGATCTTCTTCATGGTCTCGACCAGTTTCGATGCGACCACCGCGCTCAAGCTCGACCTGCCGACCAGCCACGCCCGGGCGGATGCCGACGGCAAGCACCATCCGCTGGTGGTGGCGGTCCGGGCCGACGGAACCATCTTCGTCGACGGCAAGACGGTGGCCGACCGCGACCTGCGGGCCCGGCTGCTGGCGGCCAGCGGCGGCGACCCCGAGCGGAAGGTGTTGCTGCGCGCCGACAGCGACGCCCGCCACAAGCGGGTGGTGCTGGTGCTCGATACGCTGCAGCAGTTGGGGCTCAACCGCATCGGCATCGCCACCATGCCGGCGGAGGAGGGGGAGTAG
- a CDS encoding aspartate kinase: MRLVQKYGGTSVGSLERIRHIAGLVIGAWEQGRHQVAVVVSAMGDETDRLLGMAHALDPRPPAREIDALVSTGEQVSAALLAIELHRRGVPASSFTGSQAGFRTDGAHSRARIRRIESAVLDAALSRGEVPVVTGFQGVDRDGNITTLGRGGSDTSAVALAVALEADRCDIYTDVEGIFTTDPRVVPDARKLERISYEEMLELASLGANVLQTRSVELAMRYRMPVCLRSSFTTSGGTLVTEEDDTMERAVVTGVAFNRDEAKITIRGIPDHPGIAANVLRPISEAGINVDVIVQNVSEQGYTDMTFTVPREDYERTLELMEPLRAQLQAREVLGDPKIGKVSIVGVGMRSHAGVARTMFDALAGAGINIQMITTSEIKITVVVDEDAVDRAVRTLHDAFHLDSEEVRVTC, encoded by the coding sequence GTGCGGCTGGTGCAGAAGTACGGCGGCACCTCGGTCGGATCGCTGGAGCGGATCCGCCACATCGCCGGGTTGGTGATCGGGGCGTGGGAGCAGGGGCGCCATCAGGTGGCGGTGGTGGTCTCGGCGATGGGCGACGAGACCGACCGCCTGCTCGGGATGGCGCACGCGCTCGATCCGCGCCCACCGGCGCGGGAGATCGACGCCCTCGTCTCCACCGGCGAGCAGGTCAGCGCCGCGCTGCTGGCCATCGAGCTACACCGGCGCGGCGTGCCGGCGAGCTCCTTCACCGGCAGTCAGGCGGGCTTCCGCACCGACGGAGCCCATTCACGCGCCCGCATCCGCCGCATCGAGAGCGCGGTGCTCGATGCCGCCCTCTCCCGGGGGGAGGTGCCGGTGGTCACCGGATTTCAGGGGGTCGATCGCGACGGCAACATCACCACCTTGGGACGGGGGGGGTCGGACACCTCGGCGGTGGCACTGGCCGTGGCGCTCGAGGCCGATCGCTGCGACATCTACACCGATGTCGAGGGCATCTTCACCACCGACCCCCGGGTGGTGCCGGACGCACGCAAGCTGGAGCGGATCAGTTACGAAGAGATGCTGGAGTTGGCCTCGCTCGGAGCCAACGTGCTGCAGACCCGAAGCGTCGAGCTGGCCATGCGCTACCGCATGCCGGTCTGTCTGCGCTCCAGCTTCACCACCAGCGGCGGGACGCTGGTCACCGAGGAGGACGACACCATGGAACGGGCCGTGGTCACCGGTGTCGCGTTCAATCGCGACGAGGCGAAGATCACCATTCGGGGGATCCCCGACCATCCGGGCATTGCCGCCAATGTGCTGCGTCCGATCTCCGAGGCCGGGATCAATGTCGATGTCATCGTCCAGAACGTGAGCGAACAGGGCTACACCGACATGACCTTCACCGTGCCGCGGGAGGACTACGAGCGCACGCTGGAGTTGATGGAGCCGCTGCGGGCGCAGTTGCAGGCGCGGGAGGTGCTCGGTGATCCGAAGATCGGCAAGGTCTCGATCGTCGGTGTCGGCATGCGCTCCCATGCCGGGGTGGCACGCACCATGTTCGACGCCCTCGCCGGTGCCGGGATCAACATCCAGATGATCACCACCAGCGAGATCAAGATCACCGTGGTGGTCGACGAAGATGCGGTCGACCGGGCGGTGCGCACACTGCACGATGCATTTCATTTGGATTCTGAAGAGGTACGTGTAACATGTTGA
- the csrA gene encoding carbon storage regulator has translation MLILTRRVGEAITVGDQVQIKVLSIKGGQVRLGVDAPQTVHIDREEVYQQRLIEVATGGGGAAGADFNPDEEE, from the coding sequence ATGTTGATATTGACCAGAAGGGTTGGAGAGGCGATCACCGTCGGTGATCAGGTGCAGATCAAGGTGCTCTCGATCAAGGGGGGGCAGGTCCGGCTTGGGGTGGATGCGCCGCAGACCGTGCACATTGACCGCGAGGAGGTCTATCAGCAGCGGCTGATCGAGGTCGCCACCGGCGGCGGAGGCGCCGCCGGCGCGGACTTCAATCCCGACGAAGAGGAGTAG
- a CDS encoding oxygenase, with the protein MTTITFEQQQYDCREDESVLACLTRHGLTLPSSCQSGVCQTCMMRATAGRVPERAQQGLQPTQRVQGFFLACVCHPTEDLTVERADTLKTYRGMVCGKTMLNGDVARIRITRPEGFDYHPGQFINVLRDEGRVVRSYSLASIDDEALELHVKAIPGGAMSEWLVHRLAVGSPLTFQGPIGNCFYLEGKPDQPMVMVGVSTGLAPLYGIVRDALARGHRGPIRVYHASLAASGLYYVEEMRRLAAAHDNLHYIPCVLHGPAPEGGEVGAVDAIVAATGDFSGTRVFLCGDPPIVNSLRQKVYLGGAHMLEIFSDPFDPAPSPTA; encoded by the coding sequence TTGACCACCATCACGTTTGAACAACAGCAGTACGATTGTCGGGAGGACGAGAGCGTGCTCGCCTGCCTCACCCGCCACGGGCTGACGCTACCCTCCTCCTGTCAGAGCGGGGTCTGCCAGACCTGCATGATGCGGGCGACCGCCGGCCGTGTGCCCGAACGGGCGCAGCAAGGGCTGCAGCCGACCCAGCGGGTACAGGGCTTCTTCCTCGCCTGCGTCTGCCATCCGACCGAGGATCTGACCGTCGAACGGGCCGACACGCTGAAGACGTATCGCGGCATGGTCTGCGGCAAGACGATGCTCAACGGGGATGTCGCCCGCATCCGTATCACCCGGCCGGAGGGGTTCGACTACCACCCCGGACAGTTCATCAACGTACTGCGCGACGAGGGACGGGTGGTGCGCAGCTATTCGCTGGCCAGCATCGACGACGAGGCGCTCGAGCTCCATGTCAAGGCGATCCCCGGCGGCGCGATGAGCGAGTGGCTGGTCCATCGGCTGGCCGTCGGATCACCGCTCACCTTTCAGGGGCCGATCGGCAACTGCTTCTATCTGGAGGGAAAGCCCGACCAGCCGATGGTGATGGTCGGGGTGAGCACCGGCCTGGCGCCGCTCTACGGGATCGTGCGCGATGCGCTCGCCCGCGGCCATCGCGGCCCGATCCGTGTCTATCATGCCAGCCTTGCCGCCTCCGGGCTCTACTACGTCGAGGAGATGCGTCGGCTGGCCGCCGCCCACGACAACCTCCACTACATCCCGTGCGTGCTGCACGGCCCGGCGCCGGAGGGGGGCGAGGTTGGTGCAGTCGACGCCATCGTCGCCGCCACCGGAGACTTCAGCGGCACCCGCGTCTTCCTCTGCGGCGATCCGCCGATCGTCAACAGCCTTCGGCAGAAGGTCTACCTCGGCGGCGCCCACATGTTGGAGATCTTCTCCGACCCGTTCGACCCCGCCCCATCCCCGACCGCTTGA
- a CDS encoding group 1 truncated hemoglobin, whose translation MHFDTFIPAFLIFAVVGLVLPVLLATIADAQRTSPEEAEPAPQSLYDRLGGEAAVNAAVDIFYRKVLADPFVTPFFEGVDMAKQAAKQKAFLTLAFGGPNRYTGKDMREGHRHLVKRGLNDAHFDHILVHLRSTLAELGVPDPLIQEAAAIAESTRNDVLDR comes from the coding sequence ATGCATTTCGACACCTTCATTCCGGCGTTTCTCATCTTCGCCGTGGTCGGCCTGGTGCTGCCGGTGCTGCTCGCCACCATCGCCGACGCCCAACGCACCAGTCCGGAGGAGGCGGAGCCCGCCCCGCAATCGCTCTACGATCGTCTGGGCGGTGAGGCCGCAGTCAACGCGGCGGTGGACATCTTCTACCGCAAGGTGCTGGCCGACCCCTTCGTCACCCCCTTCTTCGAGGGAGTGGACATGGCCAAACAGGCGGCCAAGCAGAAGGCCTTCCTCACCCTCGCCTTCGGCGGTCCCAACCGCTACACCGGCAAGGACATGCGTGAGGGGCACCGCCACCTGGTCAAGCGCGGGCTCAACGACGCCCACTTCGACCACATCCTCGTCCACCTCCGTTCGACGCTGGCCGAGCTCGGTGTGCCCGATCCACTGATCCAGGAGGCGGCGGCCATCGCCGAATCGACCCGGAACGACGTGCTGGACCGCTGA
- a CDS encoding group 1 truncated hemoglobin — protein MSTLYEQLGGEAAVNAAVDLFYKRVLADAYVNRFFEGVDMAKQAAKQKAFLTMVFGGPNNYTGKDMREGHRHLIKMGLNDSHFDHILAHLRSTLAELGVDDGLIKQVIDLAESTRDDVLDR, from the coding sequence ATGAGTACACTGTACGAACAGCTCGGTGGCGAGGCCGCGGTCAACGCGGCGGTGGATCTCTTCTACAAGCGGGTGCTGGCGGACGCCTACGTCAACCGCTTCTTCGAGGGGGTGGACATGGCCAAACAGGCGGCCAAGCAGAAGGCCTTCCTCACCATGGTCTTCGGCGGCCCCAACAACTACACGGGCAAGGATATGCGCGAGGGGCACCGCCATCTGATCAAGATGGGGCTGAACGACTCCCACTTCGACCACATCCTGGCCCATCTGCGCTCGACGCTGGCCGAGCTCGGCGTCGATGATGGCCTGATCAAGCAGGTGATCGACCTGGCGGAATCGACGCGCGACGACGTGCTCGATCGCTGA
- a CDS encoding Rrf2 family transcriptional regulator, which translates to MQISQFADYAIRILIYLALEPDRRVRLRDIADAYGVSYNHLVKIVGAMSRHQIVDARRGRNGGVLLCKEPAEINVGYIVRAFEPSLDLLECFDPATNTCPIAPVCRGTGLFRQAREAFLSVLDRYTIADVVAEQGDAMRRLLKIESPMPAPEKEGGVPSTPEG; encoded by the coding sequence ATGCAGATATCACAATTTGCCGACTATGCAATCCGGATCCTCATCTACCTGGCGCTCGAGCCCGACCGGCGGGTGCGGCTGCGCGACATCGCCGACGCCTACGGTGTCTCCTACAACCATCTGGTCAAGATCGTCGGGGCGATGAGCCGTCACCAGATCGTCGATGCCCGGCGGGGGCGCAACGGCGGCGTGCTGCTGTGCAAGGAGCCTGCGGAGATCAACGTCGGCTACATCGTGCGGGCCTTCGAGCCCTCGCTTGATCTGCTGGAGTGTTTCGATCCCGCCACCAACACCTGCCCGATCGCCCCCGTCTGCCGGGGGACCGGTCTTTTCCGCCAGGCACGCGAGGCCTTTCTTTCCGTGCTCGATCGCTACACCATCGCCGACGTGGTGGCGGAGCAGGGTGATGCGATGCGCAGGCTGCTCAAGATCGAGTCGCCCATGCCCGCACCGGAGAAGGAGGGCGGCGTACCTTCCACCCCGGAAGGGTGA
- a CDS encoding MBL fold metallo-hydrolase: MRDPGAIAPDLALPTELFRHGDHAVYWIGLHEESRFRCNNYLLRSGARTLLIDPGSRAHFAQAMARVAQIVDPSEVTDLVICHQDPDVAASMVDWLDLNPELTIITSARTQVLLPYFGKRGYRWLDIASDEGVPLAGGERLRFIPAPFLHAPAAFTTYDPVSRFLFSGDIWAAISNDWYLMVHDFTAHRQAMDRFHLHYMACNRACRGFVRRLEGVAIEAILPQHGSIIGPQFVDQALDYLRRLRCGLDLEYGPEP; this comes from the coding sequence CTGCGCGATCCGGGGGCGATCGCACCCGACCTGGCCCTGCCCACCGAGCTTTTCCGCCACGGCGACCACGCGGTCTACTGGATCGGGCTGCACGAGGAGAGTCGCTTCCGCTGCAACAACTACCTGCTGCGCAGCGGTGCGCGCACCCTGCTGATCGACCCCGGATCCCGCGCCCACTTCGCCCAGGCGATGGCCCGCGTCGCCCAGATCGTCGACCCCTCCGAGGTGACCGATCTGGTCATCTGCCACCAGGACCCCGACGTCGCCGCATCGATGGTCGACTGGCTCGACCTCAACCCGGAGCTCACCATCATCACCTCGGCCCGCACCCAGGTGCTGCTCCCCTACTTCGGCAAGCGCGGCTACCGCTGGCTGGACATCGCCTCGGACGAGGGGGTGCCGCTGGCCGGCGGTGAGCGGCTGCGTTTCATCCCCGCCCCCTTCCTCCACGCGCCGGCCGCCTTCACCACCTACGATCCGGTCTCCCGCTTCCTCTTCTCGGGCGACATCTGGGCGGCGATCAGCAACGACTGGTACCTGATGGTGCACGACTTCACCGCCCACCGGCAGGCGATGGACCGTTTTCATCTGCACTACATGGCCTGCAATCGCGCCTGCCGCGGATTCGTCCGCCGGCTGGAGGGGGTGGCCATCGAGGCCATCCTGCCGCAACACGGATCGATCATCGGGCCGCAGTTCGTCGATCAGGCGCTCGACTATCTTCGGCGGCTGCGCTGCGGGCTCGATCTCGAATACGGACCGGAGCCGTAG
- a CDS encoding response regulator, whose amino-acid sequence MKEPNHEPGRGAELHHPADRGQRRRRPAGAGGSGREQDAGRGGDRAQRRGGARPPLPPHAVPGGPAARSDPARPQPAGGGRAGGTGADQGGCAAQADPGGDPLHLAGGRRHRAQLRPQRQRLRGQAARLRQVRRDRARHQSVLAHRRRVARRQAGSPAAGARPVKPTPRLLLIEDNPLDVRLLEETCRETPDWAVRFDLARSLAEARDRLRQQQYDAVLLDLGLPESDGLETLESFLALQRDRDCPHHPAVIVLTSVQAEQVGDAAIAMGAQDFLIKGEIDARLLRRSVRYACERQQALEAQRERETRIALMGRALDQASDAVIITDAAGTIRYVNRAFTHITGYDAAEAIGRSPALLRSGKQGSAFYRRMWRTIKHGEPWHSEMIDRRKDGSFYPCHLEITPVTDEEGAITHFVGIQRDLTEARLLEARLRRNQKMEAIGTLTGGIAHEFNNMLAGINGNLFLARHRLNDPGQLARRLEVIESLCDRAAGMIRKMMAFGRTGMVQMEPVVLNPLLHDVCGAMRRMLPERIHLQVDAVDEPLTVHGDEGQLHEVLVNLLENARDALEERDLEGEIRCSLHPCTPDDAFLARHPEAEGNRYARLVVEDDGPGVPEEVLPHVTEPFFTTKEVGAGSGLGLSMVEGSVDQHHGILEIDNTPGAGLRVEIYLPLLDADAQQQHGAEELPHALDALKAQEQTLLRGKGETILLADDEEAVRTVLSEALESMGYRVVAAADGDEALQRFAEQRDEIRLVLLDVVMPKLGGPACYRAMQRRWGGGDLPVIFASGFERTRVPSELLAGAHQRCLRKPFGIPYLCRVLRQLLDR is encoded by the coding sequence ATGAAGGAGCCAAACCATGAGCCGGGTCGAGGGGCAGAACTTCACCATCCTGCTGATCGAGGACAACGCCGCCGACGCCCGGCTGGTGCGGGAGGCTCTGGCCGAGAACAAGATGCTGGTCGAGGTGGAGACCGCGCGCAGCGGCGAGGAGGCGCTCGACCGCCTCTTCCGCCGCACGCCGTACCAGGAGGCCCCGCTGCCCGATCTGATCCTGCTCGACCTCAACCTGCCGGGGGTGGACGGGCGGGAGGTACTGGCGCAGATCAAGGGGGATGCGCGGCTCAAGCGGATCCCGGTGGTGATCCTCTCCACCTCGCAGGCGGACGACGACATCGTGCGCAGCTACGACCTCAACGCCAACGCCTACGTGGTCAAGCCGCTCGACTTCGACAAGTTCGTCGCGATCGTGCGCGACACCAGTCAGTTCTGGCTCACCGTCGCCGTGTTGCCCGACGGCAGGCTGGATCGCCGGCGGCAGGAGCCCGCCCCGTGAAACCGACACCGCGGCTCCTGCTGATCGAGGACAATCCGCTCGATGTCCGGCTGCTGGAGGAGACCTGCCGCGAGACGCCCGACTGGGCGGTGCGGTTTGATCTAGCCCGATCGCTCGCCGAGGCGCGCGATCGCCTGCGGCAGCAGCAGTACGACGCCGTGCTGCTCGATCTCGGCCTGCCGGAGAGCGACGGGCTGGAGACACTCGAGTCGTTCCTGGCGCTGCAGCGCGACCGCGACTGCCCCCACCATCCTGCGGTGATCGTGCTCACCTCGGTGCAGGCCGAGCAAGTCGGCGATGCGGCCATTGCCATGGGGGCGCAGGATTTTCTCATCAAGGGAGAGATCGATGCGCGGCTGTTGCGCCGTTCTGTGCGCTACGCCTGCGAGCGGCAACAGGCGCTGGAGGCGCAGCGGGAGCGCGAGACCCGCATCGCGCTGATGGGGCGGGCGCTCGATCAGGCCTCCGACGCGGTGATCATCACCGATGCCGCCGGTACGATCCGCTACGTCAACCGGGCCTTCACCCACATCACCGGCTACGATGCCGCCGAGGCGATCGGTCGCAGCCCGGCGCTGCTCCGCTCGGGCAAGCAGGGCTCCGCCTTCTATCGCCGCATGTGGCGGACCATCAAGCACGGCGAGCCGTGGCACAGCGAGATGATCGACCGGCGCAAGGACGGCAGCTTCTACCCCTGCCATCTGGAGATCACCCCGGTGACCGACGAAGAGGGGGCCATCACCCACTTCGTCGGCATCCAGCGTGACCTGACCGAAGCGCGGCTGCTCGAGGCGCGGCTGCGGCGCAACCAGAAGATGGAGGCGATCGGCACGCTGACCGGGGGCATCGCCCATGAGTTCAACAACATGCTCGCCGGCATCAACGGCAATCTGTTCCTCGCCCGCCACCGCCTGAACGATCCCGGACAGCTGGCACGAAGGCTGGAGGTGATCGAGTCGCTGTGCGACCGCGCCGCCGGCATGATCCGCAAGATGATGGCCTTCGGCCGCACCGGGATGGTGCAGATGGAGCCGGTGGTGCTCAACCCCCTCCTGCACGACGTCTGCGGGGCGATGCGCCGCATGCTGCCGGAGCGGATCCACCTGCAGGTCGATGCCGTCGACGAGCCGCTCACCGTCCACGGCGATGAAGGGCAACTGCACGAGGTGCTGGTCAACCTGCTGGAGAACGCCCGCGACGCCCTGGAGGAGCGGGATCTGGAGGGCGAGATCCGCTGCAGCCTCCACCCTTGCACCCCGGACGACGCCTTCCTCGCGCGCCACCCCGAGGCGGAGGGCAACCGCTACGCCCGGCTGGTGGTGGAGGATGACGGCCCGGGCGTCCCGGAGGAGGTGCTGCCCCACGTCACCGAGCCCTTCTTCACCACCAAAGAGGTGGGCGCCGGCAGCGGGTTGGGGCTGTCGATGGTCGAGGGGAGCGTCGATCAACACCACGGCATCCTGGAGATTGACAACACCCCCGGGGCCGGCCTGCGGGTGGAAATCTACCTGCCGCTGCTCGATGCGGATGCGCAACAACAGCATGGCGCCGAGGAGCTGCCCCACGCGCTGGACGCGCTGAAGGCGCAGGAACAGACGCTGCTGCGTGGCAAGGGCGAAACGATTCTGCTGGCCGACGACGAGGAGGCGGTGCGTACCGTCCTCTCCGAAGCGCTGGAGAGCATGGGCTACCGGGTGGTGGCCGCCGCCGACGGCGATGAGGCGCTGCAGCGATTTGCCGAGCAGCGCGACGAGATCCGGCTGGTGCTGCTCGACGTGGTGATGCCGAAGCTGGGCGGCCCGGCCTGCTACCGTGCGATGCAGCGGCGGTGGGGGGGCGGGGATCTGCCGGTGATCTTCGCCAGCGGTTTCGAGCGCACCCGAGTGCCGTCCGAGCTGCTGGCCGGTGCCCACCAGCGCTGCCTGCGCAAGCCGTTCGGCATCCCATACCTCTGCCGCGTGCTGCGCCAACTGCTGGATCGGTGA